The following proteins are encoded in a genomic region of Alosa alosa isolate M-15738 ecotype Scorff River chromosome 10, AALO_Geno_1.1, whole genome shotgun sequence:
- the elk4 gene encoding ETS domain-containing protein Elk-4 isoform X1, with amino-acid sequence MDSSVTLWQFLLQLLLDRSQEQLICWTNQEGEFKLLQAEEVAKLWGARKNKPNMNYDKLSRALRYYYEKNIIKKVNGQKFVYRFVSYPDILKGEPMSRAEGAGEGGLGGALPVMDRSPSGQLKEKENKSGVLERAGGAGAGGQGKTTGRNDYIHSGLYTTFTLTSLQSGTQLFKSIKMENPGEKLAEKKGAQEVQIYQPQQQSSSPSVIRFGTIPTSRSSASAAADKPPLGSPTQTMVHSLQAPPLAAGDVDVTGSQMAMPQTTGAFEETLATSSQIPVFSLVGLNSRSPSPSALQDSTQELVIDSDIESISSQPSEISLQSQSISSVFSSTGQGNEVQLSPARSQSGKLRKPKGLELMPTLVVTSSDLSPMGLSSPSLPTASLTPAFLQTPTLLLTPSPLLSNIHFWSTLSPVAPLSPARRQGHHTLFQFPSVLNTQFTLPVHSLDGTTTPGPLSPDPPKT; translated from the exons ATGGACAGCTCGGTCACCCTGTGGCAGTTCCTGCTGCAGCTTCTCCTGGACCGGAGCCAGGAGCAGCTCATCTGCTGGACCAACCAGGAGGGCGAGTTTAAGCTGCTGCAGGCCGAGGAGGTAGCCAAGCTGTGGGGCGCGCGCAAGAACAAACCCAACATGAACTATGACAAGCTGAGCCGGGCCCTGCGCTATTACTACGAGAAG AACATCATCAAGAAAGTGAACGGGCAGAAGTTTGTGTACCGATTCGTCTCCTACCCAGACATCCTGAAGGGGGAGCCGATGAGCCGGGCCGAGGGGGCAGGGGAAGGGGGTCTGGGCGGGGCCTTGCCCGTGATGGACAGGAGCCCCAGCGGCCAgctgaaggagaaggagaacaaGAGCGGAGTGTTGGAGAGGGCCGGAGGGGCCGGGGCCGGCGGACAGGGCAAAACCACCGGCCGGAACGACTACATCCACTCGGGTCTGTACACCACCTTCACGCTGACCTCTCTGCAGTCCGGCACGCAGCTCTTCAAGTCCATCAAGATGGAGAACCCGGGCGAGAAGCTGGCGGAGAAGAAAGGAGCCCAAGAGGTTCAGATATATCAGCCACAGCAGCAGTCCTCCTCCCCGTCTGTCATCCGGTTCGGGACCATCCCAACCAGCCGGTCATCTGCATCCGCCGCAGCCGACAAGCCCCCGTTGGGGTCTCCCACGCAGACAATGGTGCATTCCCTCCAAGCCCCACCACTGGCGGCCGGTGACGTGGATGTGACTGGCAGCCAGATGGCTATGCCTCAGACGACCGGTGCATTTGAGGAGACCCTGGCCACCAGCTCCCAGATACCAGTATTCAGCCTGGTGGGGCTCAACTCCCGCTCACCCTCACCCAGCGCGCTGCAGGACTCCACCCAGGAGCTGGTGATCGACAGCGACATCGAATCCATCTCCTCCCAGCCATCAGAGATTtcgctacag AGCCAGTCCATCTCCAGTGTGTTCTCGAGCACAGGACAGGGGAACGAGGTGCAGCTCTCTCCAGCCCGCAGCCAGAGCGGAAAGCTCCGCAAGCCCAAAGGCCTGGAGCTGATGCCCACGCTGGTGGTGACCAGCTCGGACCTAAGCCCCATGGGCCTGTCCAGCCCCTCGCTGCCCACCGCCTCGCTCACACCGGCTTTTCTGCAg acTCCCACGCTGCTGCTGACACCGAGTCCTCTGCTGTCCAACATCCACTTCTGGAGCACGCTCAGTCCAGTCGCCCCTCTCAGCCCCGCACGCAGACAGGGCCACCACACACTGTTCCag tTCCCCTCCGTGCTCAACACACAGTTCACCTTGCCAGTACACAGCCTGGACGGCACCACCACCCCCGGGCCACTCTCGCCGGACCCCCCAAAGACATAA
- the elk4 gene encoding ETS domain-containing protein Elk-4 isoform X2, translating into MDSSVTLWQFLLQLLLDRSQEQLICWTNQEGEFKLLQAEEVAKLWGARKNKPNMNYDKLSRALRYYYEKNIIKKVNGQKFVYRFVSYPDILKGEPMSRAEGAGEGGLGGALPVMDRSPSGQLKEKENKSGVLERAGGAGAGGQGKTTGRNDYIHSGLYTTFTLTSLQSGTQLFKSIKMENPGEKLAEKKGAQEVQIYQPQQQSSSPSVIRFGTIPTSRSSASAAADKPPLGSPTQTMVHSLQAPPLAAGDVDVTGSQMAMPQTTGAFEETLATSSQIPVFSLVGLNSRSPSPSALQDSTQELVIDSDIESISSQPSEISLQDTDP; encoded by the exons ATGGACAGCTCGGTCACCCTGTGGCAGTTCCTGCTGCAGCTTCTCCTGGACCGGAGCCAGGAGCAGCTCATCTGCTGGACCAACCAGGAGGGCGAGTTTAAGCTGCTGCAGGCCGAGGAGGTAGCCAAGCTGTGGGGCGCGCGCAAGAACAAACCCAACATGAACTATGACAAGCTGAGCCGGGCCCTGCGCTATTACTACGAGAAG AACATCATCAAGAAAGTGAACGGGCAGAAGTTTGTGTACCGATTCGTCTCCTACCCAGACATCCTGAAGGGGGAGCCGATGAGCCGGGCCGAGGGGGCAGGGGAAGGGGGTCTGGGCGGGGCCTTGCCCGTGATGGACAGGAGCCCCAGCGGCCAgctgaaggagaaggagaacaaGAGCGGAGTGTTGGAGAGGGCCGGAGGGGCCGGGGCCGGCGGACAGGGCAAAACCACCGGCCGGAACGACTACATCCACTCGGGTCTGTACACCACCTTCACGCTGACCTCTCTGCAGTCCGGCACGCAGCTCTTCAAGTCCATCAAGATGGAGAACCCGGGCGAGAAGCTGGCGGAGAAGAAAGGAGCCCAAGAGGTTCAGATATATCAGCCACAGCAGCAGTCCTCCTCCCCGTCTGTCATCCGGTTCGGGACCATCCCAACCAGCCGGTCATCTGCATCCGCCGCAGCCGACAAGCCCCCGTTGGGGTCTCCCACGCAGACAATGGTGCATTCCCTCCAAGCCCCACCACTGGCGGCCGGTGACGTGGATGTGACTGGCAGCCAGATGGCTATGCCTCAGACGACCGGTGCATTTGAGGAGACCCTGGCCACCAGCTCCCAGATACCAGTATTCAGCCTGGTGGGGCTCAACTCCCGCTCACCCTCACCCAGCGCGCTGCAGGACTCCACCCAGGAGCTGGTGATCGACAGCGACATCGAATCCATCTCCTCCCAGCCATCAGAGATTtcgctacag GACACAGACCCTTGA